From Methylobacterium radiodurans, a single genomic window includes:
- a CDS encoding YybH family protein, with product MQQADQGAGAPEELAGLFNARANAGDVEGLVALYAPDAVLAAGDVVATGHHEIRRFYTDLLARRSDFPAATVLPPVRNGDLALTFATLPNGSLSVEVARCGPDGRWLWVIDQLKVRLPKPA from the coding sequence ATGCAGCAGGCGGATCAGGGCGCTGGGGCGCCGGAAGAACTCGCGGGCTTGTTCAACGCGCGGGCCAATGCGGGCGACGTCGAGGGGTTGGTGGCCCTCTACGCGCCGGACGCGGTGCTGGCGGCCGGCGACGTCGTGGCGACCGGTCACCACGAGATCCGGCGCTTCTACACGGACCTGCTGGCGCGCCGCTCCGACTTCCCGGCGGCGACCGTGCTGCCGCCGGTGCGCAACGGGGACCTGGCCCTGACCTTCGCTACCCTGCCGAACGGTTCCCTCTCGGTCGAGGTCGCCCGATGCGGGCCGGACGGGCGCTGGCTGTGGGTGATCGATCAGCTCAAGGTCCGCTTGCCGAAGCCCGCCTGA
- the frc gene encoding formyl-CoA transferase produces the protein MSKPLEGIKIIDFTHVQAGPACTQLLAWFGADVIKVERPGAGDVTRTQLRHVDDADALYFTMLNSNKRSLTLDTKTPEGKEVLEKLIRESDVMVENFGPGALDRMGFSWARIQELNSGMILASVKGFSDGHHYEDLKVYENVAQCAGGAASTTGFWDGPPTVSAAALGDSNTGMHLAIGILTALHQKNKTGQGQKVAVSMQDSVINLCRVKLRDQQRLDALGYLEEYPQYPHGEFSDVVPRGGNAGGGGQPGWVLKCKGWQSDPNAYIYFTIQGHAWAPICKALGKPEWIDDPAYNTPRARQDKIFEIFAFIEDWLADKTKFEAVDILRKFDIPCAPVLSMKEIADDPSLRASGTIVEVPHPKLGKYLTVGSPIKFSGMDVEVKASPLLGEHTDEVLQDLGYTPEQIKELHAARAV, from the coding sequence ATGAGCAAGCCGCTCGAGGGGATCAAGATCATCGACTTCACCCACGTCCAGGCTGGTCCCGCCTGCACGCAGCTCCTGGCCTGGTTCGGGGCCGACGTGATCAAGGTGGAGCGCCCGGGTGCCGGCGACGTGACCCGCACGCAGCTGCGCCACGTGGACGATGCCGACGCGCTCTACTTCACGATGCTGAACTCCAACAAGCGCTCGCTGACGCTCGACACCAAGACGCCCGAGGGCAAGGAGGTGCTCGAGAAGCTGATCCGTGAATCCGACGTGATGGTCGAGAATTTCGGTCCCGGCGCACTCGATCGCATGGGCTTCTCCTGGGCCCGCATTCAGGAGCTGAACTCGGGGATGATCCTCGCCTCGGTGAAGGGCTTCTCGGACGGCCACCACTACGAGGACCTGAAGGTCTACGAGAACGTGGCCCAGTGCGCGGGCGGCGCCGCCTCGACCACCGGCTTCTGGGACGGCCCGCCCACCGTGTCGGCCGCCGCGCTCGGCGACTCGAACACCGGCATGCACCTGGCCATCGGCATCCTCACGGCGCTGCACCAGAAGAACAAGACGGGTCAGGGCCAGAAGGTCGCCGTCTCGATGCAGGACTCGGTGATCAACCTCTGCCGGGTGAAGCTGCGCGATCAGCAGCGCCTCGACGCGCTGGGCTACCTCGAGGAGTACCCGCAGTACCCGCACGGCGAGTTCTCGGACGTGGTGCCGCGCGGCGGCAACGCGGGCGGCGGCGGCCAGCCGGGCTGGGTGCTCAAGTGCAAGGGCTGGCAGTCGGACCCGAACGCCTACATCTACTTCACGATCCAGGGCCATGCTTGGGCCCCGATCTGCAAGGCGCTCGGCAAGCCCGAGTGGATCGACGACCCGGCCTACAACACCCCCCGCGCGCGCCAGGACAAGATCTTCGAGATCTTCGCCTTCATCGAGGATTGGCTGGCCGACAAGACCAAGTTCGAGGCGGTCGACATCCTGCGCAAGTTCGACATCCCCTGCGCGCCGGTACTGTCGATGAAGGAGATCGCCGACGATCCGTCGCTGCGCGCCAGCGGCACGATCGTCGAGGTGCCGCACCCGAAGCTCGGCAAGTACCTGACGGTCGGCAGCCCGATCAAGTTCTCCGGCATGGACGTCGAGGTGAAGGCCTCGCCGCTGCTGGGCGAGCACACCGACGAGGTGCTGCAGGATCTCGGCTACACGCCCGAGCAGATCAAGGAACTGCACGCCGCCCGCGCGGTCTGA
- a CDS encoding PAS domain-containing protein, translated as MSRDVDFAQIVAASGDAVVVSDPDGIIVVWSPAAERIFGFPEAEALGQTLDLITPERHRRRHWTGYAQTMRTGVTRYGSEVLRVPALHRDGRPLSIAFTVGLMKADDGEVTGIVAVIRDDTARWEEERKLRRRLAELEPVPA; from the coding sequence ATGAGCCGCGACGTCGATTTCGCACAGATCGTGGCGGCCTCCGGAGACGCGGTGGTCGTCTCCGACCCGGACGGCATCATCGTGGTCTGGAGTCCGGCCGCCGAGCGGATCTTCGGGTTCCCGGAGGCCGAGGCGCTCGGGCAGACGCTCGACCTGATCACCCCGGAGCGCCACCGGCGCCGGCACTGGACCGGCTACGCGCAGACCATGCGGACGGGCGTGACCCGCTACGGCAGCGAGGTGCTGCGCGTGCCGGCCCTGCACCGGGACGGCCGTCCGCTCTCGATCGCCTTCACGGTCGGCCTGATGAAGGCTGACGACGGTGAGGTGACGGGCATCGTCGCGGTGATCCGCGACGACACCGCCCGCTGGGAGGAGGAGCGCAAGCTCCGGCGCCGCCTGGCGGAACTCGAACCGGTCCCCGCCTGA
- a CDS encoding MarR family winged helix-turn-helix transcriptional regulator, which translates to MVLVGDRLEEAAPGHDPLLLDNQLCYALYAAAHRMTKAYRPLLERIGLTYPQYLVLLVLWEQDRVTVSEIGRRLRLDSGTLTPVLKRLEGAGLLLRSRRQSDEREVEIALTPAGRALRSEAAVVRESVMCQLALSEPEVRALRTDLNHLIESLGAND; encoded by the coding sequence ATGGTGCTTGTCGGCGACAGATTGGAAGAGGCGGCCCCGGGGCACGATCCGCTGCTGCTCGACAACCAGCTCTGCTACGCGCTCTACGCGGCCGCCCACCGCATGACGAAGGCCTATCGGCCGCTCCTGGAGCGCATCGGACTGACCTATCCGCAATATCTCGTGCTTCTCGTCCTGTGGGAGCAGGACCGCGTGACCGTCTCGGAGATCGGGCGGCGCCTGCGGCTGGATTCCGGAACCCTGACGCCGGTGCTCAAGCGCCTCGAAGGCGCGGGCCTCCTGCTGCGCAGCCGGCGCCAGTCGGACGAGCGCGAGGTCGAGATCGCGCTCACGCCGGCGGGGCGCGCGCTGCGCAGCGAGGCCGCTGTGGTGCGCGAGAGCGTGATGTGCCAGCTCGCGCTCAGCGAACCGGAGGTGCGGGCGTTGCGCACCGACCTCAATCACCTGATCGAGAGCCTCGGCGCCAACGACTGA
- a CDS encoding PAS domain-containing protein translates to MTDASTRAGACPPAFDPRDPARLAALHAYAILDTPPEPAFDDIAQMAAQACDVPMAHINFIDADRQWIKAAVGHVAREMPLQFGFCTDALGADDVLVLPDLAAEHDRATNPMVVGEPHLRFYAGVPLTTPEGHAIGTLCVLDREPRRLTEPQIFILKALARTVMAQLEARRSAAALRRREEHYRSLFESIDAGFCLVEMRFDAQGRAADYRFLELNQAFARQTGLSDAAGRWMRELVPDHEQHWFDIYGAVARTGEPVRFENAANALGRWYDVYAYRVDDPALNHVAILFNDITERRRIETNLRASEAELRLVADAMPVLIAVVDRGLVYRFANAAYRLWLGQGPEAVVGRTIAEVVGPAEFEARREALARVLAGEEVRIEREWRWPDGRTRIADIRYMPRRAPGKGDAATDGFYVFVHDVTDAKRAETQLQSRAEQLEAQIVAQGRERDRIWTLSPVLKVVAGLDGRIRTVNPAWSRATGWSEADVAGRGFLDFVGVEDRPAAEVALQRLGEGRMIEDIELSSLVADGGRRRVLWTIVPDDGSLYGYGRDLTELRQAEDALRQSQKMEAVGQLTGGVAHDFNNLLTIIRSSVEFLRRPELPEVRKARYLDAVSDTVDRAAKLTGQLLAFARRQALKPEIFDAGARLQAIAEMLDQIMGARIRVAAALPEAPCFVRADASQFETALVNMAVNARDAMAGEGHLTLRLTGGQALPAIRGHAANAGPFAAVSVSDTGSGIAEADLARIFEPFFTTKEVGKGTGLGLSQVIGFAKQSGGDVAVASRPGETTFTLYLPQAEAPRAVAGPAAPASAPAGPGRGLCVLVVEDNLEVGRFCTQILEDLGHRPVWAHNAEAALAELAREGDGGAARFDAVFSDVVMPGMGGIALARRLRASRPDLPVVLTSGYSHVLAQDDAHGFELVRKPYSAEELARVLREAARREGVVTHRQ, encoded by the coding sequence ATGACGGACGCTTCCACGCGTGCCGGGGCCTGCCCGCCGGCCTTCGATCCGCGCGATCCTGCCCGGCTCGCGGCGCTGCACGCCTACGCGATCCTCGACACGCCGCCCGAGCCGGCCTTCGACGACATCGCGCAGATGGCGGCGCAGGCCTGCGACGTGCCGATGGCCCACATCAACTTCATTGACGCCGACCGGCAATGGATCAAGGCCGCGGTCGGCCATGTGGCGCGCGAGATGCCGCTGCAATTCGGCTTCTGCACGGACGCGCTCGGCGCGGACGACGTCCTGGTCCTGCCGGATCTCGCGGCGGAGCACGACCGCGCGACGAATCCCATGGTCGTCGGCGAGCCGCACCTGCGCTTCTATGCCGGGGTGCCGCTGACGACGCCGGAGGGCCACGCGATCGGCACGCTCTGCGTGCTCGACCGGGAGCCGCGCCGGCTGACCGAGCCGCAGATCTTCATCCTGAAGGCGCTCGCCCGCACCGTGATGGCGCAGCTCGAGGCCCGGCGCAGCGCTGCCGCCCTGCGGAGGCGGGAGGAGCACTACCGCTCGCTCTTCGAATCGATCGACGCGGGGTTCTGCCTCGTCGAGATGCGCTTCGACGCGCAGGGCCGCGCCGCGGACTACCGCTTCCTCGAACTCAACCAAGCCTTCGCCCGCCAGACCGGCCTGTCCGACGCCGCCGGGCGCTGGATGCGCGAGCTTGTTCCGGACCACGAGCAGCACTGGTTCGATATCTACGGGGCGGTCGCGCGCACGGGCGAGCCGGTGCGCTTCGAGAACGCCGCGAACGCGCTCGGGCGCTGGTACGACGTCTACGCCTACCGGGTGGACGACCCGGCGCTGAATCACGTGGCCATCCTGTTCAACGACATCACCGAGCGCCGCCGGATCGAGACGAATCTGCGGGCGAGCGAGGCGGAGTTACGGCTCGTCGCCGACGCCATGCCGGTCCTTATCGCCGTCGTGGATCGCGGCCTCGTCTACCGCTTCGCCAACGCCGCCTACCGGCTCTGGCTCGGGCAGGGGCCCGAGGCCGTGGTCGGCCGCACCATCGCCGAGGTGGTGGGCCCCGCCGAGTTCGAGGCGCGCCGCGAGGCGCTGGCGCGCGTGCTCGCGGGCGAGGAGGTGCGGATCGAGCGCGAGTGGCGCTGGCCGGATGGCCGCACCCGCATCGCCGACATCCGATACATGCCGCGCCGCGCCCCGGGGAAGGGAGACGCCGCAACGGACGGCTTCTACGTCTTCGTGCACGACGTCACGGACGCCAAGCGCGCCGAGACCCAACTTCAGTCGCGGGCCGAACAGCTCGAGGCGCAGATCGTGGCGCAGGGACGCGAGCGCGACCGCATCTGGACCCTGTCACCGGTGCTGAAGGTGGTGGCCGGCCTGGACGGCCGGATCCGCACCGTCAACCCCGCCTGGAGCCGGGCCACGGGCTGGAGCGAGGCGGACGTGGCCGGCCGAGGGTTCCTCGATTTCGTCGGAGTGGAGGACCGGCCGGCCGCGGAGGTGGCCCTGCAACGGCTCGGCGAGGGCCGGATGATCGAGGATATCGAGCTGTCGAGCCTCGTCGCCGACGGTGGGCGCCGCCGGGTGCTCTGGACGATCGTGCCGGACGACGGTTCGCTCTACGGCTACGGTCGCGATCTCACCGAGTTGCGCCAGGCTGAGGACGCTTTGCGTCAGTCTCAGAAGATGGAGGCTGTGGGCCAGCTGACGGGCGGGGTCGCGCACGACTTCAACAACCTGCTGACCATCATCCGCTCGTCGGTGGAGTTCCTGCGCCGGCCCGAGCTGCCGGAGGTGCGCAAGGCGCGCTACCTGGATGCGGTCTCCGACACGGTCGATCGCGCCGCCAAGCTCACCGGCCAGCTGCTGGCGTTTGCCCGGCGCCAGGCCCTGAAGCCCGAGATCTTCGATGCCGGCGCCCGCCTCCAGGCCATCGCCGAGATGCTCGACCAGATCATGGGCGCGCGCATCCGCGTGGCCGCCGCGCTGCCCGAGGCACCCTGCTTCGTGCGCGCCGACGCCAGCCAGTTCGAGACCGCGCTGGTCAACATGGCGGTCAACGCGCGCGACGCCATGGCGGGCGAGGGGCACCTCACCCTGCGGCTGACCGGGGGGCAGGCCCTGCCGGCGATCCGCGGGCACGCGGCCAATGCCGGGCCGTTCGCGGCAGTCTCGGTGAGCGACACTGGCTCCGGGATCGCGGAGGCGGATCTGGCGCGCATCTTCGAGCCGTTCTTCACCACCAAGGAGGTGGGCAAGGGCACGGGTCTGGGGCTGTCCCAGGTGATCGGCTTTGCCAAGCAGTCGGGCGGGGACGTGGCGGTGGCCAGCCGCCCGGGCGAGACGACCTTCACGCTCTACCTGCCGCAGGCCGAAGCACCCCGGGCCGTGGCGGGTCCGGCCGCGCCGGCGTCTGCCCCGGCGGGTCCGGGGCGGGGCCTGTGCGTACTGGTGGTGGAGGACAACCTGGAGGTGGGCCGGTTCTGCACGCAGATCCTGGAGGATCTGGGCCACCGGCCGGTCTGGGCGCACAACGCGGAGGCGGCTCTGGCCGAGCTTGCGCGGGAGGGGGACGGGGGCGCCGCGCGCTTCGACGCGGTGTTCTCGGACGTGGTGATGCCGGGCATGGGCGGGATCGCGCTGGCGCGGCGGCTGCGGGCGAGCCGGCCGGACCTGCCGGTTGTGCTGACCTCCGGCTACAGCCACGTCCTGGCCCAGGACGACGCCCACGGCTTCGAGCTCGTGCGAAAACCCTACTCCGCCGAGGAACTCGCCCGCGTCTTGCGCGAGGCGGCGCGGCGCGAGGGCGTCGTGACCCACCGACAGTGA
- a CDS encoding OsmC family protein, with amino-acid sequence MEEGPGITLRQISAYRFELDFGNALPALTVDEAEPVGRGAGPCPEQLLVAGVANCLSASLVFALGKFRQEANGLETRARCRIARNAAGRLRIVGIDVAITLGAEARDLDRIDRVLAQFENFCTVSESVKAGIPVAVSVSDRGGTCLRATGFGDDGAE; translated from the coding sequence ATGGAAGAGGGACCTGGCATCACCCTTCGGCAGATCTCCGCCTATCGGTTCGAACTCGATTTCGGGAACGCACTCCCGGCGCTGACCGTGGACGAGGCGGAGCCGGTCGGGCGCGGGGCCGGCCCCTGCCCCGAGCAGCTGCTGGTCGCGGGCGTGGCGAACTGCCTCTCGGCCAGCCTCGTCTTCGCGCTCGGCAAATTCCGGCAAGAGGCCAACGGGCTGGAGACGCGGGCCCGGTGCCGGATCGCCCGCAATGCGGCGGGCCGCCTGAGGATCGTCGGGATCGACGTCGCGATCACCCTCGGAGCCGAGGCACGCGACCTCGACCGGATCGACCGGGTGCTCGCACAGTTCGAGAATTTCTGCACCGTCTCCGAGAGCGTGAAGGCCGGCATCCCGGTCGCCGTCTCGGTCAGCGACCGCGGTGGAACCTGCCTACGGGCGACGGGCTTCGGTGACGACGGGGCGGAGTGA